In a genomic window of Persicobacter psychrovividus:
- a CDS encoding glycoside hydrolase family 3 C-terminal domain-containing protein, with protein MRSVYIFLVSLFVCFSAIAQSGETEERPWLNPLLPIDSRVEMLIEQMSLEEKVSQLGNASPAIERLGIPDYNWWNECLHGVARNGRATVFPQAIGMAATFDAELIEKVGQVVGKEARAKYLIAQQMGNHSQYAGLSFWTPNVNIFRDPRWGRGQETYGEDPFLTSKIGVSYVNGLQGNDDQYLQVAACAKHFAVHSGPEELRHEFDAVCSKQDLYETYLPAFKALVMEANVESVMGAYNRVYGEPACGSDFLLQDILRDSWKFKGHVVSDCGAIEDFYAHHKVAKSPEEAAAWALKSGTDLNCGKVYQSALVKAVNDGLVTEGMVDLRLATLYKTRFKLGFFDPVELNPYNNVSEADVATKENDQLAYEVAAASVVLLKNKNNVLPLNPEIKNLYVVGPNATSSEVLLGNYFGLPPRTTNILDGIVADVSAGTTINYKQGVLMDRPNVNPVDWSTGEASAADACIAVMGISSALEGEEGEAIASPTKGDRLDLSLPQHQLDYLKKIKSQGNNPLIVVLTGGSPFVMPELEEIADAIVFAWYPGQAGGRAVGDILFGKVSPSGKLPITFPKSMDQLPDFGDYSMAGRTYRYMDADPLYPFGYGLTYGQFEVGAVELSKNKVSKSETVVCSAKVTNTSKTASDQVIQMYISGYETKFETPNMSLKGFKRVHLNAGESTTVSFELTPEMRSIYDTKGKLTHPKGKLTVSIAEAAPVKRSEELGVNIQTAELRIK; from the coding sequence ATGAGATCAGTATATATTTTTTTAGTAAGCTTATTTGTGTGCTTTTCTGCCATTGCACAATCCGGAGAAACAGAGGAAAGGCCATGGCTGAATCCCTTGTTACCTATTGATTCAAGGGTGGAAATGCTGATAGAGCAAATGAGTCTTGAAGAAAAGGTTTCACAACTGGGTAATGCGTCTCCTGCTATTGAAAGGCTTGGCATTCCAGACTACAATTGGTGGAATGAGTGTTTACATGGCGTGGCTCGTAATGGTCGAGCAACCGTTTTTCCGCAGGCGATTGGTATGGCTGCTACTTTTGATGCTGAATTGATTGAAAAAGTTGGTCAGGTGGTCGGAAAGGAGGCGCGTGCCAAATATCTGATTGCTCAACAAATGGGCAACCATTCTCAATATGCGGGATTGTCTTTTTGGACACCGAATGTGAACATTTTTAGAGATCCACGTTGGGGGCGTGGTCAAGAAACTTATGGGGAAGACCCATTTTTGACCAGTAAAATAGGGGTTAGCTATGTTAATGGATTGCAAGGGAATGACGATCAATATTTGCAAGTGGCTGCTTGTGCAAAGCACTTTGCAGTGCACTCAGGCCCGGAAGAATTACGCCATGAGTTTGATGCTGTTTGCTCAAAACAGGATTTGTATGAGACCTATTTGCCAGCTTTTAAAGCATTGGTGATGGAAGCCAATGTGGAATCAGTGATGGGTGCGTATAACCGAGTTTATGGTGAGCCTGCTTGTGGCAGTGACTTTTTACTTCAGGATATTTTGCGTGATAGTTGGAAGTTCAAAGGGCATGTGGTCTCAGACTGTGGTGCGATCGAGGATTTTTATGCGCATCATAAAGTAGCGAAAAGCCCAGAAGAAGCAGCGGCTTGGGCATTGAAATCAGGAACAGACTTGAATTGTGGTAAGGTCTATCAAAGTGCTTTGGTCAAAGCCGTAAATGATGGGTTGGTAACAGAAGGGATGGTTGATTTGCGTTTAGCGACTTTGTACAAAACACGTTTCAAATTGGGCTTCTTCGATCCAGTAGAATTGAATCCCTACAACAACGTTTCCGAAGCAGATGTAGCTACCAAGGAAAATGACCAACTTGCTTATGAGGTTGCGGCAGCTTCAGTGGTGCTTTTGAAAAATAAAAACAATGTTTTGCCATTGAATCCTGAGATCAAAAACCTTTATGTGGTTGGGCCAAACGCCACCTCTTCAGAGGTTCTATTAGGAAATTATTTTGGTTTGCCACCACGTACTACCAATATTTTGGATGGTATCGTTGCGGATGTATCTGCCGGTACGACCATTAATTACAAACAAGGAGTTTTGATGGATCGCCCAAATGTCAATCCGGTGGATTGGTCAACAGGTGAAGCCAGTGCGGCCGACGCTTGTATTGCCGTGATGGGCATTTCTTCGGCTTTGGAAGGTGAAGAAGGTGAAGCGATTGCCTCACCAACTAAAGGTGACCGATTGGATTTAAGTTTGCCTCAACACCAATTAGATTATCTAAAGAAAATCAAAAGTCAAGGAAATAATCCATTGATTGTCGTATTGACTGGCGGTAGTCCTTTTGTAATGCCTGAACTGGAAGAAATTGCTGATGCTATTGTCTTTGCCTGGTACCCTGGGCAAGCAGGAGGCCGTGCGGTGGGCGATATCCTTTTCGGAAAAGTTAGTCCATCGGGTAAACTGCCAATTACTTTCCCAAAATCGATGGATCAATTGCCTGATTTTGGCGATTATAGCATGGCAGGACGCACCTATCGTTATATGGACGCTGATCCTTTGTATCCTTTTGGATATGGATTGACCTATGGTCAATTTGAGGTTGGAGCGGTAGAACTGTCCAAAAATAAGGTTTCTAAAAGTGAAACGGTTGTATGTTCGGCGAAAGTCACGAATACTTCAAAAACTGCTTCCGACCAGGTTATTCAAATGTATATTTCAGGTTATGAAACCAAATTTGAGACACCGAATATGTCTTTGAAAGGATTTAAGCGTGTGCATTTGAATGCGGGTGAATCTACAACAGTATCTTTTGAATTGACGCCAGAAATGCGCTCAATCTATGATACCAAAGGTAAGTTGACTCATCCAAAAGGAAAATTAACGGTCAGTATTGCTGAGGCAGCACCAGTAAAACGCTCAGAAGAACTTGGTGTAAATATTCAGACCGCAGAATTAAGGATAAAATAG